In Erigeron canadensis isolate Cc75 chromosome 6, C_canadensis_v1, whole genome shotgun sequence, the following are encoded in one genomic region:
- the LOC122605787 gene encoding zinc finger CCCH domain-containing protein 3 — MPLGKYYCDYCDKQFQDTPFHRKRHIQGLHHQKAKALWYASLHQHPPSDHNHVTSFITNTNTGVCNRFIRTGSCPYGDSCKYLHPNQNLQNRNMQGFPVTNSMETQLVSFPGSQSVESSSLPGGMVLDRTGFMVGNLPPSLRPPPEGGYPPLPIVDWG; from the exons ATGCCGCTGGGGAAATACTATTGCGATTACTGCGATAAGCAGTTTCAGGACACACCCTTTCACCGCAAAAGACATATTCAAGGCCTTCACCACCAAAAAGCCAAAGCCCTCTGGTACGCCTCCCTTCATCAGCATCCACCATCAG ATCACAATCACGTAACATCTTTCATTACTAATACCAATACTGGTGTCTGTAATCGCTTCATTCGTACG GGTTCATGCCCATACGGCGATTCATGTAAATATTTACATCCCAATCAAAACCTGCAAAACAGGAATATGCAGGGGTTTCCAG TTACCAACAGCATGGAAACTCAATTGGTGAGTTTCCCGGGGAGTCAATCTGTTGAGAGTTCCTCATTGCCAG GTGGCATGGTGCTAGATAGGACTGGTTTTATGGTGGGAAATCTACCTCCATCATTAAGACCTCCACCAGAAGGCGGATATCCACCTTTGCCAATTGTAGATTGGGGATAA